In Quercus robur chromosome 11, dhQueRobu3.1, whole genome shotgun sequence, the following proteins share a genomic window:
- the LOC126705812 gene encoding uncharacterized protein LOC126705812 — MSGSGNPQLYRPHDVFTAMGRCWVLEDEFSYPINLNLRNSAYVHNTMRQEWAWLFREQQMFYDELVGFKLPVPRRLASEMPRDSIDELRKALNRIREENNRMKIRLNRYRTQVEIRESVQEGWYEHAQFMQSLLADPIYQSDVEMSDEE, encoded by the coding sequence ATGTCTGGTTCTGGCAACCCACAACTCTATAGGCCTCATGATGTGTTCACTGCTATGGGTCGTTGTTgggtattggaagatgagttcAGCTATCCAATCAATCTGAATTTGCGAAATAGTGCTTACGTTCACAATACCATGAGACAGGAGTGGGCTTGGTTATTTCGTGAAcaacaaatgttttatgatgagttggttgGTTTTAAGTTGCCAGTGCCTCGGCGACTCGCATCAGAAATGCCCAGAGACAGCATCGACGAACTTCGTAAAGCATTGAAccgcataagagaagaaaataatcgaatgaaGATACGTCTTAATCGATATCGGACCCAAGTTGAGATTCGAGAGTCAGTGCAGGAAGGGTGGTACGAGCATGCACAGttcatgcaatcacttcttgctgatcccatttatcagtcaGACGTGGAGATGTCAGATGAAGAGTAA